The genomic DNA CGGCTTCACGACGAGTCATTTGAACTTGAGCAGTCAACCAAATCACGGGAATATGCTTAGTTTTAGGATTTGCTTTTAAGAGCTTTAGAGTTTCTTTACCGTCAATCTCAGGCATCATTACATCCAAGAGAATCACATCGGGTTGGTGTTGTTGTGCCAACTCTACCCCTTCATATCCAGATGCTGTACCCGTTACCCGCCAACCTCTCAACTTTTCTAGGCTAATCCGAGCAATTTCTCGAATGTCCATTTCATCATCGATTATTAATATATGTTTGCTTGCCATTTGAGGAAGAACGCCCCGATCAGAGCTAGGATATATAGATTTAATTAAATTTAATAACTAATTCTCACCCTACACTGTAAGTGATAAATAAGGCAATAGCTAACGACTCCCAGTTTCGTAGACCTTCAAAGGGGTTAGAGCATGGCCCTTGTAGTTGCCTTCACAAGGTACAATGGAGCAGGTTCACTTTTGGGGAAAATAATCCTCAGCTTTCCAGTGGGCCCTTCAATTGTCCCTCCCTATTCCCCTCTGGATTTTGGAGGGAGTCGTCCACCTTACTTCCTGAAAAGAACCTTGTCCAATAGTCAAGATAAGAGTAACATTAGTAACCTTATTTGTCCTCCAGAGTCGGA from Roseofilum reptotaenium CS-1145 includes the following:
- a CDS encoding response regulator, encoding MASKHILIIDDEMDIREIARISLEKLRGWRVTGTASGYEGVELAQQHQPDVILLDVMMPEIDGKETLKLLKANPKTKHIPVIWLTAQVQMTRREAAASGGIGVLIKPFDPLELPNQIEEALNFQTEE